In one window of Catalinimonas alkaloidigena DNA:
- the smc gene encoding chromosome segregation protein SMC, whose product MQLSKLEIKGFKSFGDRVVLHFDQGITGVVGPNGSGKSNIVDAIRWVLGEQKTRALRSDKMESVIFNGTKKRKPLQMAEVSLTFLNDKGILPTEYSEVTIARRYYRSGDSEYLLNGVVCRLKDITNLFMDSGIGSDSYAIIELRMVDDILNDRENARRTLFEEASGISKFKLRKRETLRKLEGVDQDLSRVQDVLHEIHKNMKQLERQARQAKKYFEMRDMYKSAGMALAFVTVQSRQSVQQRLEQQIQGLTTERTEVRGKVAESEEVLEGLRRKMAEVEHLLASRRKVLSQKQEAIRQRESEQKVRHERHQLLRDKAESLRRQIDQDQQQNRAVASGLKQLREALAETEATTLRHQEEMTQARAAWEAQKAQLTAQQQETNRLTTQLRQAQDAYFQLTKRLELDAQQLTTIRQELENSTRETDRHRDRLVELEADISDLAEQLAGQQETRWQLQEAENARREELQRTEQQWEQHRDALARLHRTHDALRNEYKLTRALVENLEGYPEATRFLRKEESWQQNGSATATRTPLLPEIISCPDEYRTALEHFLEPWMNYYVVQHDSQAQAAIALLDQAKRGKASFFVLDRFQGYASRPVPALADAVPALSVVQYDERYAELVHFMLDRVYFVTPGFAASDVPPGQTCVSTDGKFLLRAYSLSGGSVGAFAGTRLGQAQRLTTLQEEITQLEAEQETLEAEKATLEARRQTLRTASRQAEIQEIEQQINSRQQQLAAQRARFEQLAGLADDQALRRQELQERQVQLQDDIADLTPDVDQRKAQLATLEAQVQDQQHVLEEEQALVAERGEVFNQANLAFHQQTLRQDSLRQEIEFKEDSYEVNEQRIQDNQRTLVETEQELKNLLEARGNDDDGLKALYEEQTAVQEGVNEAEQEFFAVRGQSDALERDLRDLRRKGEANDALLQELQRKLSDTQMDLATVRERLSIEFNLSDLAKLDMPEQYVGVSEEGLKKSVQSLRDQIEKLGPINSMAMEAYEEIRERYDFIESQKRDLESARQSLVDTIREIDLVAKENFLSTYEQIRLNFQKVFRTLFTEEDTCDLTLVNPSDPLESKIEIMARPKGKRPLTINQLSGGEKTLTAISLLFAIYLIKPAPFCIFDEVDAPLDDTNIDKFNNIIREFSSDSQFIIVTHNKRTMSSVDVIYGITMVEQGVSTVIPVDLRELV is encoded by the coding sequence ATGCAGCTTAGTAAATTAGAAATAAAGGGATTTAAGAGCTTCGGCGATCGGGTCGTGCTTCACTTCGATCAGGGCATTACCGGCGTGGTGGGCCCCAACGGAAGCGGAAAATCCAACATCGTCGATGCCATCCGCTGGGTACTTGGCGAACAGAAAACGCGCGCCCTGCGGTCCGACAAAATGGAGAGCGTGATCTTCAACGGCACCAAAAAGCGCAAGCCGCTGCAAATGGCCGAAGTGTCGCTCACGTTCCTGAACGACAAGGGCATTTTGCCGACGGAGTATTCGGAGGTGACCATTGCCCGGCGCTACTACCGCTCCGGCGACAGCGAATACCTGCTGAACGGCGTGGTGTGTCGCCTCAAGGACATCACCAACCTGTTTATGGATTCGGGTATCGGGTCGGACAGCTACGCGATCATAGAACTGCGCATGGTCGACGACATTCTGAACGACCGCGAAAACGCCCGCCGTACCCTGTTCGAAGAGGCCTCGGGCATCTCCAAATTCAAACTCCGCAAACGTGAAACCCTCCGTAAACTGGAGGGAGTCGATCAGGACCTGTCGCGGGTGCAGGATGTGCTGCACGAGATCCACAAAAACATGAAGCAGCTGGAGCGGCAGGCCCGGCAGGCCAAAAAGTATTTTGAGATGCGCGACATGTACAAATCGGCGGGGATGGCGCTGGCGTTCGTCACGGTGCAGAGCCGGCAGTCGGTGCAGCAGCGCCTCGAACAGCAGATTCAGGGCCTGACCACCGAACGTACCGAAGTGCGCGGCAAAGTGGCCGAATCGGAGGAGGTGCTCGAAGGGTTGCGGCGCAAGATGGCCGAAGTCGAACATTTGCTGGCCAGCCGACGGAAAGTGCTGTCACAAAAGCAGGAAGCCATTCGCCAGCGCGAGAGCGAGCAGAAAGTACGCCACGAGCGTCACCAGTTGTTGCGCGACAAAGCCGAGAGCCTGCGCCGCCAGATCGACCAGGACCAGCAGCAGAACCGAGCTGTTGCGTCGGGGCTGAAACAGTTGCGCGAAGCGTTAGCGGAGACCGAAGCGACCACCTTGCGCCATCAGGAAGAGATGACCCAGGCCCGTGCCGCCTGGGAAGCCCAAAAAGCTCAACTTACCGCCCAGCAGCAGGAAACCAACCGCCTGACCACGCAATTACGACAGGCGCAGGACGCGTATTTTCAGTTGACCAAACGTCTGGAACTGGACGCCCAACAACTGACCACCATCCGGCAGGAGCTGGAGAACAGCACCCGCGAAACCGACCGGCATCGCGACCGGCTAGTAGAACTGGAAGCCGACATCAGCGACCTAGCCGAACAACTGGCGGGTCAGCAGGAAACCCGCTGGCAGTTGCAGGAAGCCGAAAACGCCCGCCGCGAGGAACTGCAACGTACCGAGCAGCAGTGGGAACAGCACCGCGATGCACTGGCGCGTCTGCACCGGACACATGACGCGTTGCGCAACGAATACAAACTGACGCGGGCTCTGGTCGAAAACCTGGAAGGATACCCGGAAGCAACGCGCTTTCTGCGCAAGGAGGAGTCGTGGCAGCAGAATGGATCGGCCACCGCCACACGAACGCCGCTGCTGCCCGAAATCATCTCTTGCCCGGACGAGTACCGCACGGCATTGGAGCATTTTCTGGAGCCCTGGATGAACTACTACGTAGTGCAGCACGACTCGCAGGCGCAAGCTGCCATCGCGTTGCTGGACCAGGCCAAGCGCGGCAAAGCCAGCTTCTTTGTACTGGACCGTTTTCAGGGATACGCGTCGCGGCCCGTGCCGGCGCTGGCCGATGCCGTTCCGGCCCTTTCGGTGGTACAGTATGACGAGCGCTATGCCGAGCTGGTCCACTTCATGTTGGACCGTGTCTACTTCGTAACGCCCGGGTTTGCGGCGTCGGACGTGCCACCGGGGCAAACGTGCGTCTCGACCGACGGCAAGTTTCTGTTAAGGGCCTACAGCCTGTCGGGGGGCTCGGTCGGAGCGTTTGCCGGCACGCGGTTGGGGCAGGCCCAGCGCCTCACGACCCTGCAGGAAGAAATCACCCAACTGGAAGCTGAACAGGAAACTCTCGAAGCTGAAAAAGCTACTCTGGAAGCCCGGCGGCAGACCCTACGCACCGCTTCCCGGCAGGCCGAAATTCAGGAAATCGAGCAGCAGATCAACAGCCGTCAGCAGCAGTTGGCGGCCCAGCGTGCGCGCTTCGAGCAATTGGCGGGCCTCGCCGACGACCAAGCTCTGCGTCGCCAGGAACTTCAGGAACGGCAGGTGCAACTTCAGGACGACATCGCCGACCTGACGCCGGACGTGGACCAGCGCAAGGCACAACTCGCGACGCTAGAGGCGCAGGTGCAAGACCAGCAGCACGTACTGGAAGAGGAGCAGGCGCTGGTGGCAGAGCGGGGTGAGGTCTTCAATCAGGCCAATCTGGCGTTTCACCAGCAGACCCTGCGGCAAGACAGCCTCCGCCAGGAAATTGAGTTTAAGGAAGATTCGTACGAAGTCAACGAACAGCGCATTCAGGACAACCAGCGCACGTTGGTCGAAACGGAGCAGGAACTGAAAAACCTGCTGGAAGCGCGGGGTAATGACGACGATGGCCTGAAAGCACTGTACGAGGAACAGACGGCCGTGCAGGAGGGCGTCAACGAGGCGGAACAGGAATTCTTCGCGGTGCGCGGACAAAGCGATGCCCTGGAGCGTGACCTGCGGGACCTGCGCCGGAAGGGCGAGGCCAACGACGCGCTGTTGCAGGAATTGCAACGCAAGCTCAGCGATACCCAAATGGACCTGGCCACGGTGCGCGAGCGTTTGTCGATCGAGTTCAACCTGAGCGATCTGGCCAAGCTCGACATGCCCGAACAATACGTCGGGGTATCGGAAGAAGGGCTGAAAAAAAGTGTACAGTCGCTGCGCGATCAGATCGAAAAACTGGGGCCGATCAACTCGATGGCGATGGAAGCCTACGAGGAAATCCGCGAGCGCTACGACTTTATCGAGTCCCAGAAGCGCGACCTGGAATCGGCGCGTCAGTCGCTGGTGGACACCATCCGCGAGATCGACCTGGTGGCGAAAGAGAACTTCCTCTCGACCTACGAGCAGATTCGGCTCAACTTTCAGAAGGTGTTCCGCACGCTCTTCACCGAAGAAGATACGTGTGACCTGACGCTGGTCAATCCGTCCGATCCGCTCGAATCCAAAATCGAAATCATGGCACGGCCCAAAGGCAAACGCCCGCTGACGATCAACCAGTTGTCGGGTGGGGAGAAAACCCTGACGGCCATTTCGCTGCTCTTCGCCATCTACCTGATCAAACCCGCACCGTTCTGTATTTTCGATGAGGTGGATGCGCCGCTGGACGATACCAACATCGACAAGTTCAACAACATCATCCGTGAGTTTTCGTCCGATTCGCAGTTCATCATCGTTACGCACAACAAACGCACCATGAGCAGCGTGGACGTGATCTACGGCATCACAATGGTCGAACAGGGCGTTTCTACCGTTATTCCGGTCGATCTGCGCGAACTGGTGTAG
- a CDS encoding RNA methyltransferase: MLSKNFLKYINALQQKKHRKLHEAFLVEGEKSVAELLASTTYQASHVLGTAEFLQTHRSAQGASGIEWIEASPAELQKAGTFKTAQQALAIAKIPAAPSSPTFPLQQWVLALDGVNDPGNLGTLIRIADWYGFADLICSPDTVDVYNPKTISASMGSFLRVRVHYAALESYLDQCPQPVLGAYLEGESVHTARLPQAGVLVMGSEAHGIRPALSARITQKVTIPRFGAAESLNVAVATAILCDRIRQQHP, from the coding sequence ATGCTCTCCAAAAATTTTTTAAAATACATCAACGCACTCCAGCAAAAAAAGCACCGTAAGCTACACGAAGCTTTTCTGGTAGAGGGCGAAAAGAGCGTTGCAGAACTGCTTGCTTCTACTACGTATCAAGCCTCGCATGTGTTAGGAACCGCCGAATTTTTGCAGACGCATCGTTCCGCGCAGGGTGCTTCGGGCATTGAGTGGATCGAGGCCAGCCCCGCCGAATTGCAGAAAGCCGGAACGTTCAAAACGGCACAACAAGCCCTGGCGATTGCCAAAATACCCGCTGCGCCGTCGTCGCCGACCTTTCCGTTGCAGCAGTGGGTGCTGGCGCTGGACGGTGTCAACGATCCGGGGAATCTGGGCACGCTGATCCGCATCGCCGACTGGTACGGGTTTGCCGATCTGATCTGCTCGCCCGATACGGTCGACGTGTACAACCCCAAAACCATCAGCGCAAGTATGGGTTCGTTTCTACGCGTGCGGGTGCATTATGCAGCGCTGGAATCCTATCTCGACCAGTGTCCGCAGCCGGTCCTGGGGGCTTATCTGGAAGGCGAATCGGTGCATACCGCCCGTTTGCCACAGGCGGGCGTGCTGGTGATGGGCAGCGAGGCGCATGGCATCCGACCGGCGCTTTCGGCGCGCATCACCCAAAAAGTGACGATCCCCCGGTTTGGTGCGGCCGAGTCGCTGAACGTGGCCGTAGCTACCGCCATTTTGTGCGATCGCATTCGGCAGCAGCATCCTTAA
- a CDS encoding BamA/TamA family outer membrane protein, with protein sequence MLTAVLLQSGCATSYYTDDEHYLLTGQKVKGNKKTDAAALEALYRQESTSSFYLFFYYLGDRYFYDSLKVVQKIEKTEAKYDKKLEGVKPGSDKELRLERLRNKKLEKLRTVQEEGNWLMRVVGEPPVFFDSTLASETTTQMKAYIYNQGFFDNNVTWDADSNTRKHTLKVTYRVEENDPHYIRDLNYITDDSSIANIIAANQSSALVQTGDRYQEASLAAERDRLDKLLRNRGYYGFSKNFIFYDVYYNLTDSTGRKMVDINLKINNPPNGKHRVYTYDNVVVDLQANENQYQRDTLTLNGVHYTAPSIDFPAGVLDRKLQFKPGDIYQLDAVVNTQGQLGSMDMFKFVNMNFDTSGTTLVARIATSPLPKYQVTDEVGLLVSQGSGAPGPFANLTFKVRNWFKSYETFELSGRYSIEGQTSSFFREDSVYRAREVGVNASLVFPTLIFPTRLRYTLAKYNPKTRFLIGYTDIKRPEYARQLFRGNLSYIMQLGNNQALTISPIDLNVVRTRQLAESFEQYLINLQRDQGNPLINSFIPYNSIVSSLSASWTYNTSEIGTATKESFYLRVNTELGGLTPGLLDRTSSAEADGTLLGDASYFQFHRTDIDGRYYLPLNKPTTLAGRLHVGIANPWGRFSQTLPYEKFFFVGGGNSVRAWQPRRLGPGSFVERDANGNPTYLYEQPGEILLEGSLELRRELFSVVEGAIFADFGNVWNNNFARVTDSEDQDPEYIAARQEAAQFSFSKFYNEIAVGVGAGLRLDFSFLIVRFDYGIKTFDPARPLGQRFVLDEFQFRRDQGSLQIGIGYPF encoded by the coding sequence TTGCTGACGGCCGTTTTGCTGCAAAGCGGCTGTGCTACTTCGTATTATACCGACGACGAGCATTACCTGCTGACGGGCCAGAAGGTAAAGGGCAACAAGAAAACAGACGCCGCCGCCCTGGAGGCGCTCTACCGCCAAGAATCAACGTCCTCGTTTTACTTATTCTTCTACTACCTCGGCGATCGGTACTTCTACGATTCCTTGAAAGTGGTCCAGAAAATTGAGAAAACGGAGGCAAAGTACGACAAAAAACTAGAGGGGGTAAAACCCGGCAGCGACAAGGAATTACGCCTGGAACGGCTGCGCAACAAGAAGTTAGAGAAGCTGCGGACCGTGCAGGAAGAGGGCAACTGGTTGATGCGTGTGGTGGGCGAGCCGCCCGTTTTTTTCGACTCGACGCTGGCCTCCGAGACCACCACGCAAATGAAGGCCTACATCTACAACCAGGGCTTTTTCGACAACAACGTTACCTGGGATGCCGACTCCAACACGCGGAAGCATACCCTGAAAGTTACGTACCGGGTAGAGGAGAACGATCCGCACTACATCCGGGACCTGAATTACATCACCGACGACAGCAGCATCGCCAACATCATTGCTGCCAACCAGTCGTCGGCACTGGTGCAGACGGGCGATCGGTACCAGGAAGCCAGCCTCGCGGCCGAACGCGACCGCCTCGACAAACTGCTGCGCAACCGCGGCTATTACGGCTTCAGCAAGAACTTTATCTTCTACGATGTGTACTACAACCTCACCGATTCTACCGGACGGAAAATGGTGGACATCAATCTGAAGATCAACAATCCCCCCAACGGGAAGCACCGCGTTTACACGTACGACAACGTTGTGGTGGATTTGCAGGCCAACGAAAACCAGTACCAGCGCGATACGCTCACGCTCAACGGGGTACATTATACCGCACCCTCCATCGATTTTCCGGCCGGGGTGCTGGATCGCAAACTTCAGTTCAAGCCGGGCGATATCTACCAACTCGATGCGGTGGTCAACACGCAGGGGCAGTTGGGAAGTATGGACATGTTCAAGTTCGTAAACATGAACTTCGATACGTCGGGAACTACACTCGTAGCGCGCATCGCGACCAGCCCGCTGCCCAAATATCAGGTGACCGACGAAGTGGGGCTCCTGGTGAGCCAGGGTTCAGGCGCACCCGGTCCGTTTGCCAACCTGACCTTCAAGGTGCGCAACTGGTTTAAGAGTTACGAGACGTTCGAGTTGAGCGGTCGGTATTCGATCGAAGGGCAGACCAGTTCGTTTTTCAGAGAAGATTCGGTTTACCGCGCCCGTGAGGTAGGCGTCAACGCTTCGTTGGTGTTTCCGACGCTGATTTTTCCGACGCGTCTGCGGTACACGCTGGCGAAGTACAACCCGAAAACGCGTTTCCTGATTGGCTACACGGACATCAAACGGCCGGAATATGCGCGTCAGTTGTTCCGCGGAAACCTGAGTTACATTATGCAACTGGGCAACAACCAGGCGCTTACCATCAGTCCCATCGACCTGAACGTGGTGCGGACGCGGCAACTGGCCGAATCGTTCGAGCAGTACCTTATCAACTTACAAAGAGACCAAGGTAACCCGCTGATCAACAGTTTCATCCCGTACAATTCCATCGTTTCCAGTTTGTCGGCATCTTGGACGTACAACACCAGCGAAATCGGGACCGCTACCAAAGAGTCGTTCTACTTGCGGGTGAACACCGAACTCGGGGGCCTAACGCCCGGTTTGCTCGACCGCACGTCCAGTGCGGAGGCCGATGGCACGCTGTTGGGCGATGCCAGCTATTTTCAATTTCATCGTACGGACATCGACGGGCGCTACTACCTGCCGCTGAACAAGCCCACCACGCTGGCGGGGCGCTTGCACGTGGGCATTGCCAACCCCTGGGGGCGCTTTTCGCAGACCCTGCCTTACGAGAAATTCTTCTTTGTGGGTGGCGGCAACAGCGTGCGAGCGTGGCAGCCCCGGCGGTTAGGTCCCGGCTCGTTTGTCGAACGCGACGCGAACGGCAACCCCACCTATCTCTACGAACAACCCGGCGAGATTTTGCTGGAAGGTAGCCTGGAACTGCGTCGCGAGCTCTTTTCAGTGGTGGAAGGCGCCATCTTTGCCGACTTCGGGAACGTGTGGAACAACAACTTCGCGCGTGTCACTGACAGTGAAGACCAAGATCCCGAATACATTGCGGCGCGTCAGGAAGCGGCCCAATTCAGCTTCAGCAAGTTTTACAACGAAATTGCGGTCGGGGTGGGTGCCGGGCTACGGCTCGATTTTTCGTTCCTGATCGTCCGATTCGACTACGGTATCAAAACCTTCGATCCGGCCCGTCCCCTGGGGCAGCGTTTTGTACTCGATGAGTTCCAGTTCCGTCGCGATCAGGGCTCCCTCCAAATCGGGATCGGGTACCCCTTCTAA
- the msrB gene encoding peptide-methionine (R)-S-oxide reductase MsrB translates to MKTKEKEKIAKSDLEWRAQLTPIQYEITRRKGTERPFTGAFNGHKQEGTYKCVCCGEPLFSSETKFDSGSGWPSFYRPLPSSVREAVDKSFGMIRTEVSCRQCEAHLGHVFNDGPRPTGLRYCINSAALEFDPS, encoded by the coding sequence ATGAAAACGAAAGAGAAGGAGAAAATCGCCAAGAGCGACCTTGAGTGGCGAGCGCAACTCACTCCTATCCAATACGAAATAACGCGACGCAAAGGCACCGAACGGCCCTTTACCGGGGCTTTCAATGGACATAAACAGGAGGGGACTTACAAGTGCGTGTGTTGCGGAGAGCCGCTTTTTTCGTCTGAAACCAAATTCGATTCCGGCTCAGGGTGGCCCAGTTTCTACCGGCCGCTTCCCTCCAGTGTGCGCGAGGCCGTTGACAAAAGCTTCGGCATGATCCGTACGGAAGTTTCGTGCCGCCAATGTGAGGCGCATCTGGGCCATGTGTTTAACGACGGCCCCCGCCCCACGGGGTTGCGCTACTGCATTAATTCGGCCGCGTTGGAGTTTGATCCCTCCTGA